TATTCCCCAGCCAGCCGATGTAATCTTCCAGTCCGGTCGGTTTGCCGAGATAAGCCGAGATATTACCGAGATCATGCGGACGACCATTCAGGCCCACATCCCACGCCCATTGCGGATGCGTTACCGCCTGCAAGTAGCGGCGCATTGCCGCGTTCGGGCCGCTCATTCCAGAGTGCGCATCACGGTAACGCGCACCAGGCGTTGGCATATCCACAGTGAAGACCAGAGTTGAACAGCCTGCCGCTTTTGCACGCTCCAGCGCGTTACGCATAAAGCCGCGATCGCGCAGCACATATAACTGGAACCACATCGGACGCTTGATGGCGGGGGCGACTTCTTCAATTGGGCAAACAGAAACGGTCGAGAGAGTAAACGGAATGCCATGTGCATCCGCCGCTTTTGCGGCCTGAACTTCGCCGCGTCGCGCATACATGCCACACAAACCTACCGGACCTAGCGCCACCGGCATCGACAATTTCTCATTAAACAGCGTCGTTTCCAGGCTTAAGTCGGACATGTTTTTCAGAATTCGCTGGCGCAGCGCCACCTCTGACAAATCTTCCACGTTGCGGCGCAGGGTGTATTCAGAATATGCTCCCCCATCCATATAGTGGAACAGGAATGGCGGCAGAATGCGTTGTGCTGCGGCGCGATAATCGCTGGCTGCGGAAATAATCATGCGTTTTTCTCCCTCGAATTCTCATTATGGTCACCAGGCAGGCGGGTAATGCGTGCATGGCGAGCCTGATCTTCATCGAATCGTTTCATGGTGGTGTGAACAAAGCTAAGGTGCGCCATCATTGCTTTACGCGCCCCGTCAGCATCACCGGCAAAAATGGCGTCAATGACAGCCTGATGTTGTTCGGTCAGTTGTGAAAAAACCGGGGGCACCAGATACATCCGCTGACGGCTATGCTTCACTGAGGATTGCAGGACATCGAAGAAACCACGCATGGTTTGCAGCAGCACGATGTTATGTGAGGCTTCGGCAATCGCCAGATGAAAACGAACGTCCGCTTGTGAGGCGAGATCCGGGTCTTCACTTAGCGTTGCTTCAAAGCAAAGCTGAATTTTCTCTTTTTCGCCAGGTGTGGCGCGCATTGCCGCATGCCATGCGGTGCTGGCTTCAATGGCGTAGCGGGCTTCCAGAATATCGAAACTGTAATCCGGATCATCGGCCATCAGCGTTTTCAGCGGCTGGACGATGTTTTGCTCCGACCATGTGTCATGACGCCAGCGAATAAACGTCCCGCCGCCGCGTCGACTAAGCAGCACGCCTTCGCTCACCAGTTTTGCCAGCGCCTCGCGCAGTGAATTACGCGATACGCCGAGTTGCATCGCCAGTTGACGTTCAGCGGGCAACTTCATGCCCGCCTCCAGGTTTTTTTCATCAATCAGCGCCCGCACACGATCGGCAACCTCGTCTGACAGGCGTCTGGGTAAAACAATCATTAAGGAATCATCCACGTTAAGACATAAGCCTGAAGCGTGGTGATCACGCCCACCATACAGGTGAAGATCAGGCTGTGTTTGACAGTAAAGCGGAACAAATCAGACTCTTTGCCCACCAGGCCAACCGCCGCACAGGCGATAGCGATAGATTGCGGCGAGATCATTTTGCCGGTGACACCACCGGTGGTGTTGGCAGCAACCAGCAACAGGTCAGAAACGCCAATTTGTTGTGCTGCAGTGGCTTGCAGCGCGGCGAACAGGGCGTTAGATGAGGTATCCGATCCGGTCAGGAAGACACCAAGCC
The nucleotide sequence above comes from Escherichia coli. Encoded proteins:
- the lldR gene encoding transcriptional regulator LldR gives rise to the protein MIVLPRRLSDEVADRVRALIDEKNLEAGMKLPAERQLAMQLGVSRNSLREALAKLVSEGVLLSRRGGGTFIRWRHDTWSEQNIVQPLKTLMADDPDYSFDILEARYAIEASTAWHAAMRATPGEKEKIQLCFEATLSEDPDLASQADVRFHLAIAEASHNIVLLQTMRGFFDVLQSSVKHSRQRMYLVPPVFSQLTEQHQAVIDAIFAGDADGARKAMMAHLSFVHTTMKRFDEDQARHARITRLPGDHNENSREKNA
- the lldD gene encoding quinone-dependent L-lactate dehydrogenase produces the protein MIISAASDYRAAAQRILPPFLFHYMDGGAYSEYTLRRNVEDLSEVALRQRILKNMSDLSLETTLFNEKLSMPVALGPVGLCGMYARRGEVQAAKAADAHGIPFTLSTVSVCPIEEVAPAIKRPMWFQLYVLRDRGFMRNALERAKAAGCSTLVFTVDMPTPGARYRDAHSGMSGPNAAMRRYLQAVTHPQWAWDVGLNGRPHDLGNISAYLGKPTGLEDYIGWLGNNFDPSISWKDLEWIRDFWDGPMVIKGILDPEDARDAVRFGADGIVVSNHGGRQLDGVLSSARALPAIADAVKGDIAILADSGIRNGLDVVRMIALGADTVLLGRAFLYALATAGQAGVANLLNLIEKEMKVAMTLTGAKSISEITQDSLVQGLGKELPAALAPMAKGNAA